The Candidatus Hydrogenedentota bacterium genomic interval CCAATAATCCCCGTTCGATCAATCGTTTCAATTGGGTGCCGAAACTGCGATGCACATCCACACCAAAACGACGGTGGAAGTAGTTGGGATCCAGTCCGTCACGGAGTCTAAAATGTTGAATCAACGTTTCCACCTGTTCTTCTTCGGTGGAAAGCTGTAAGCGCTCCGCTTTCAGTAATGGATCTTGGACATAAGCTGGCAAATCCGAGGTATTTACCATACGGCAATGATCGGCAAAAGAGTAGGCTCCCGGACCAAAGCCCAGATACCATTCATTCGTCCAATAAGTGATGTTGTGTTGGCATTGAAAGCCTCTTTGCGCGAAATTGGATATTTCGTAATGCTCATAATCCTCTAGAACCAACCGTGCGTCCTGATAAAGACCAAGGAGAAGATCCTCATCAAGCTTTGTGTCCCGCTCCGCGTAGAGGGGGGTGCCCGGACAATAACTGAGCTCATAGGTTGATATGTGGGGCGGATTATAGGCGCGCGCAATGCGCAGGCTTTCCATCCAGGTATTTCTTGATGACGCGCCAAAGATCAAATCCATTCCCCAATTGTCGAAATGACGTCCCACCGTCTCAATCGCCTTGCGTGCCTTTGCTCCGTCATGGCGCCGACCCATGCGGATAAGCGTTGCATCG includes:
- the hemW gene encoding radical SAM family heme chaperone HemW, with amino-acid sequence MAATPYGIYVHVPFCHSLCSYCDFVRYLYKADDLEAYLRALCREIDTYDGDVSIKTIFLGGGTPSLLSETQLEKIFSALHRKFKFAPNLSRPEISMEVNSEDVTDSRVKIWKSLGVNRISVGVQSFDDATLIRMGRRHDGAKARKAIETVGRHFDNWGMDLIFGASSRNTWMESLRIARAYNPPHISTYELSYCPGTPLYAERDTKLDEDLLLGLYQDARLVLEDYEHYEISNFAQRGFQCQHNITYWTNEWYLGFGPGAYSFADHCRMVNTSDLPAYVQDPLLKAERLQLSTEEEQVETLIQHFRLRDGLDPNYFHRRFGVDVHRSFGTQLKRLIERGLLEYKGDKICPTEQGFFLNDEIGLELLP